One Streptomyces sp. B21-105 genomic region harbors:
- a CDS encoding glycosyltransferase family 2 protein, whose product MAEAPRTTAAATVLSVVIPMYNEEEVLPALVSRLRPVLDGLAVDHEVVVVDDGSTDRTAELLAAFRLGWPQLRVIGLRRNSGHQAALTAGLDRAAGAYVVSIDADLQDPPEKIPDMLALARADNLDIVYGIRADRASDTGFKRWTAGLYYRLVRRLAGPSVPAQAGDFRLLSRAAVDALKALPDQQRVYRLLVPWLGFPSGQVTYERAPRPAGQSKYPLGRMIRLAVDSVTGFSAAPLRIATWLGGFAFLVCLGLMVYTLSAHAFQHTVPGWTSLFIGVLFIGAVQLVCVGLLGEYVGRIYTAVQNRPTYFIGHDTAAGGHDTMAAGTGTGTGTGTEAGAGTEAGAKRAEAGAGTGARAGDEGGGSVPAPAGRPAGSGEVAAPVAQGLRQGS is encoded by the coding sequence GTGGCCGAAGCGCCGAGGACCACGGCAGCGGCGACCGTCTTGTCGGTCGTCATACCCATGTACAACGAGGAAGAGGTGCTGCCCGCGCTCGTCAGCCGGCTGCGCCCGGTCCTCGACGGTCTCGCCGTCGACCACGAGGTCGTGGTGGTGGACGACGGCAGCACCGACCGCACGGCGGAGCTGCTGGCCGCGTTCCGGCTGGGCTGGCCGCAGCTGCGCGTCATCGGCCTGCGTCGTAACTCCGGCCATCAGGCAGCCCTGACCGCCGGGCTGGACCGGGCGGCCGGCGCGTACGTCGTCAGCATCGACGCCGACCTCCAGGACCCGCCCGAGAAGATCCCGGACATGCTCGCGCTGGCCCGCGCCGACAACCTGGACATCGTCTACGGCATCCGCGCCGACCGGGCCAGCGACACCGGCTTCAAGCGGTGGACGGCGGGCCTGTACTACCGCCTCGTCCGTCGGTTGGCGGGTCCGTCGGTGCCGGCCCAGGCCGGTGACTTCCGGCTGCTGAGCCGGGCCGCCGTGGACGCCCTGAAGGCCCTGCCCGACCAGCAGCGCGTCTACCGGCTCCTCGTGCCCTGGCTGGGCTTCCCCAGCGGCCAGGTCACCTACGAGCGGGCTCCGCGGCCGGCCGGGCAGAGCAAGTACCCCCTCGGCCGGATGATCCGGCTCGCCGTGGACAGCGTCACCGGGTTCTCGGCCGCACCGCTGCGCATCGCCACCTGGCTGGGCGGCTTCGCCTTCCTGGTCTGCCTCGGCCTGATGGTCTACACGCTGAGCGCCCACGCCTTCCAGCACACCGTGCCCGGCTGGACGTCCCTGTTCATAGGCGTGCTGTTCATCGGAGCCGTGCAGCTGGTCTGCGTCGGGCTGCTCGGCGAGTACGTGGGCCGTATATACACGGCTGTGCAGAACCGTCCGACGTACTTCATCGGCCATGACACGGCGGCGGGGGGCCACGACACGATGGCGGCCGGAACCGGAACCGGAACCGGGACCGGAACCGAAGCCGGGGCCGGAACCGAAGCCGGGGCGAAAAGAGCCGAGGCCGGGGCCGGTACCGGGGCCCGGGCCGGGGACGAGGGCGGCGGATCCGTGCCGGCTCCCGCGGGCCGGCCGGCGGGCTCCGGGGAGGTCGCGGCTCCCGTGGCACAGGGGCTGCGGCAGGGCTCGTAA
- the rpsL gene encoding 30S ribosomal protein S12, translated as MPTIQQLVRKGRQDKVEKNKTPALEGSPQRRGVCTRVFTTTPKKPNSALRKVARVRLTSGIEVTAYIPGEGHNLQEHSIVLVRGGRVKDLPGVRYKIIRGSLDTQGVKNRKQARSRYGAKKEK; from the coding sequence GTGCCTACGATCCAGCAGCTGGTCCGTAAGGGCCGGCAGGACAAGGTCGAGAAGAACAAGACGCCCGCACTCGAGGGTTCTCCTCAGCGCCGCGGCGTCTGCACGCGCGTGTTCACGACCACCCCGAAGAAGCCGAACTCGGCCCTGCGTAAGGTCGCGCGTGTGCGTCTGACCAGCGGGATCGAGGTCACCGCTTACATTCCGGGCGAGGGACACAACCTGCAGGAGCACTCCATCGTGCTCGTGCGTGGTGGCCGTGTGAAGGACCTGCCGGGTGTTCGCTACAAGATCATCCGCGGCTCCCTCGACACCCAGGGTGTCAAGAACCGCAAGCAGGCCCGCAGCCGCTACGGCGCCAAGAAGGAGAAGTAA
- the rpsG gene encoding 30S ribosomal protein S7: MPRKGPAPKRPVIIDPVYGSPLVTSLINKVLLNGKRSTAERIVYGAMEGLREKTGNDPVITLKRALENIKPTIEVKSRRVGGATYQVPIEVKPGRASTLALRWLVGYSRARREKTMTERLLNELLDASNGLGAAVKKREDTHKMAESNKAFAHYRW, translated from the coding sequence ATGCCTCGTAAGGGCCCTGCCCCGAAGCGCCCGGTCATCATCGACCCGGTCTACGGTTCTCCTCTTGTCACGTCGCTCATCAACAAGGTGCTGCTGAACGGCAAGCGCTCCACCGCCGAGCGCATCGTCTACGGCGCCATGGAGGGCCTGCGCGAGAAGACCGGCAACGACCCGGTCATCACGCTGAAGCGCGCTCTCGAGAACATCAAGCCGACCATCGAGGTCAAGTCCCGCCGTGTCGGTGGCGCGACCTACCAGGTCCCGATCGAGGTCAAGCCCGGCCGCGCGAGCACCCTTGCTCTGCGCTGGCTCGTCGGCTACTCCCGCGCCCGTCGCGAGAAGACCATGACCGAGCGCCTGCTCAACGAGCTTCTCGACGCGTCCAACGGCCTCGGCGCCGCTGTGAAGAAGCGCGAGGACACCCACAAGATGGCCGAGTCCAACAAGGCCTTCGCGCACTACCGCTGGTAG
- the fusA gene encoding elongation factor G, which yields MATTSLDLAKVRNIGIMAHIDAGKTTTTERILFYTGVSYKIGEVHDGAATMDWMEQEQERGITITSAATTCHWPLADVDHTINIIDTPGHVDFTVEVERSLRVLDGAVTVFDGVAGVEPQSETVWRQADRYGVPRICFVNKLDRTGAEFHRCVDMISGRLGATPIVMQLPIGAEADFKGVVDLVTMKAFVWSAEAEKGEMYDVVDIPSTHTEAAEEYRGKLVETVAENDDEIMELYLEGQEPSVEQLYAAIRRITIASGKSDGVTVTPVFCGTAFKNKGVQPLLDAVVRYLPSPLDVEAIEGHDVKDPELVVKRKPSEDEPLSALAFKIMSDPHLGKLTFVRVYSGRLVSGTAVLNSVKGKKERIGKIYRMHANKREEIEAVGAGDIVAVMGLKQTTTGETLCDDKNPVILESMDFPAPVIQVAIEPKSKGDQEKLGIAIQRLAEEDPSFQVHSDEETGQTIIGGMGELHLEVLVDRMRREFKVEANVGKPQVAYRETIRKAVDRVDYTHKKQTGGTGQFAKVQIAIEPIEGGDASYEFVNKVTGGRIPKEYIPSVDAGAQEAMQFGILAGYEMTGVRVTLLDGGYHEVDSSELAFKIAGSQAFKEAARKASPVLLEPMMAVEVTTPEDYMGEVIGDINSRRGQIQAMEERAGARVVKGLVPLSEMFGYVGDLRSKTSGRASYSMQFDSYAEVPRNVAEEIIAKAKGE from the coding sequence ATGGCTACCACTTCACTTGACCTGGCCAAGGTCCGCAACATCGGGATCATGGCCCACATCGACGCGGGCAAGACGACCACCACCGAGCGGATCCTGTTCTACACCGGCGTCTCCTACAAGATCGGTGAGGTCCACGACGGCGCCGCCACGATGGACTGGATGGAGCAGGAGCAGGAGCGTGGCATCACGATCACCTCTGCTGCCACCACCTGTCACTGGCCGCTTGCCGATGTCGACCACACCATCAACATCATCGACACCCCGGGCCACGTCGACTTCACCGTCGAGGTGGAGCGTTCGCTGCGCGTGCTCGACGGCGCCGTGACGGTGTTCGACGGCGTTGCCGGCGTCGAGCCCCAGTCCGAGACCGTGTGGCGTCAGGCGGACCGTTACGGCGTTCCGCGTATCTGCTTCGTCAACAAGCTCGACCGGACCGGTGCCGAGTTCCACCGTTGTGTCGACATGATCAGCGGCCGCCTGGGTGCGACCCCGATCGTGATGCAGCTGCCGATCGGTGCCGAGGCCGACTTCAAGGGCGTCGTCGACCTGGTCACGATGAAGGCCTTCGTGTGGTCTGCCGAGGCGGAGAAGGGCGAGATGTACGACGTCGTCGACATCCCGTCCACCCACACCGAGGCTGCCGAGGAGTACCGCGGCAAGCTCGTCGAGACCGTCGCGGAGAACGACGACGAGATCATGGAGCTGTACCTGGAGGGCCAGGAGCCTTCCGTGGAGCAGCTGTACGCCGCGATCCGTCGCATCACCATCGCGTCCGGCAAGTCCGACGGCGTCACCGTCACCCCGGTGTTCTGTGGCACCGCGTTCAAGAACAAGGGTGTTCAGCCCCTGCTCGACGCGGTCGTGCGCTACCTGCCCTCCCCCCTGGACGTCGAGGCCATCGAGGGCCACGACGTGAAGGACCCGGAGCTGGTCGTCAAGCGCAAGCCGTCCGAGGACGAGCCGCTGTCCGCCCTCGCGTTCAAGATCATGAGCGACCCGCACCTGGGCAAGCTCACCTTCGTCCGGGTCTACTCGGGCCGCCTGGTGTCCGGCACTGCCGTGCTGAACTCCGTCAAGGGCAAGAAGGAGCGCATCGGCAAGATCTACCGCATGCACGCGAACAAGCGTGAGGAGATCGAGGCGGTCGGCGCCGGCGACATCGTCGCCGTCATGGGTCTGAAGCAGACCACGACCGGCGAGACGCTGTGCGACGACAAGAACCCGGTGATCCTGGAGTCCATGGACTTCCCGGCGCCGGTCATCCAGGTCGCCATCGAGCCCAAGTCGAAGGGCGACCAGGAGAAGCTGGGCATCGCGATCCAGCGCCTGGCCGAGGAGGACCCGTCGTTCCAGGTCCACTCGGACGAGGAGACCGGCCAGACCATCATCGGCGGCATGGGCGAACTGCACCTCGAGGTGCTGGTCGACCGTATGCGCCGTGAGTTCAAGGTCGAGGCCAACGTCGGCAAGCCGCAGGTCGCCTACCGCGAGACCATCCGCAAGGCGGTCGACCGGGTCGACTACACGCACAAGAAGCAGACCGGCGGTACCGGCCAGTTCGCCAAGGTGCAGATCGCGATCGAGCCGATCGAGGGCGGCGACGCCTCGTACGAGTTCGTGAACAAGGTGACCGGTGGTCGTATCCCGAAGGAGTACATCCCTTCGGTCGACGCCGGTGCGCAGGAGGCCATGCAGTTCGGCATCCTCGCCGGTTACGAGATGACCGGCGTGCGCGTCACCCTGCTCGACGGTGGCTACCACGAGGTGGACTCCTCCGAGCTCGCCTTCAAGATCGCCGGTTCGCAGGCCTTCAAGGAGGCCGCGCGCAAGGCCAGCCCCGTGCTGCTCGAGCCGATGATGGCCGTCGAGGTCACCACGCCCGAGGACTACATGGGCGAGGTCATCGGCGACATCAACTCCCGCCGTGGTCAGATCCAGGCCATGGAGGAGCGGGCCGGTGCCCGCGTCGTCAAGGGCCTGGTGCCCCTGTCGGAGATGTTCGGCTACGTCGGCGACCTCCGCAGCAAGACGTCGGGTCGCGCGAGCTACTCGATGCAGTTCGACTCCTACGCCGAGGTTCCCCGGAACGTCGCCGAGGAGATCATCGCGAAGGCCAAGGGCGAGTAA
- the tuf gene encoding elongation factor Tu translates to MAKAKFERTKPHVNIGTIGHIDHGKTTLTAAITKVLHDAYPDLNEASAFDQIDKAPEERQRGITISIAHVEYQTETRHYAHVDCPGHADYIKNMITGAAQMDGAILVVAATDGPMPQTKEHVLLARQVGVPYIVVALNKADMVDDEEILELVELEVRELLSEYEFPGDDLPVVKVSALKALEGDAEWGQTVLDLMAAVDESIPTPERDVDKPFLMPVEDVFTITGRGTVVTGRIERGVLKVNETVDIIGIKQEKTTTTVTGIEMFRKLLDEGQAGENVGLLLRGIKREDVERGQVIIKPGSVTPHTEFEAQAYILSKDEGGRHTPFFNNYRPQFYFRTTDVTGVVTLPEGTEMVMPGDNTEMKVELIQPVAMEEGLKFAIREGGRTVGAGQVTKINK, encoded by the coding sequence GTGGCGAAGGCGAAGTTCGAGCGGACTAAGCCGCACGTCAACATCGGCACCATCGGTCACATCGACCACGGTAAGACGACCCTCACGGCCGCCATTACCAAGGTGCTGCACGACGCGTACCCGGACCTGAACGAGGCCTCGGCCTTCGACCAGATCGACAAGGCTCCTGAGGAGCGCCAGCGCGGTATCACCATCTCCATCGCGCACGTCGAGTACCAGACCGAGACGCGTCACTACGCCCACGTCGACTGCCCCGGTCACGCGGACTACATCAAGAACATGATCACGGGTGCGGCGCAGATGGACGGCGCCATCCTCGTCGTCGCCGCCACCGACGGCCCGATGCCGCAGACCAAGGAGCACGTGCTCCTGGCCCGCCAGGTCGGCGTTCCGTACATCGTCGTCGCCCTGAACAAGGCCGACATGGTGGACGACGAGGAGATCCTGGAGCTCGTCGAGCTCGAGGTCCGTGAGCTCCTCTCCGAGTACGAGTTCCCGGGCGACGACCTGCCGGTCGTCAAGGTCTCGGCGCTCAAGGCCCTCGAGGGCGACGCCGAGTGGGGTCAGACGGTCCTCGACCTGATGGCCGCCGTCGACGAGTCGATCCCGACCCCCGAGCGTGACGTCGACAAGCCGTTCCTCATGCCCGTCGAGGACGTCTTCACGATCACCGGTCGCGGTACGGTCGTCACCGGCCGTATCGAGCGTGGTGTCCTGAAGGTCAACGAGACCGTCGACATCATCGGCATCAAGCAGGAGAAGACCACCACCACGGTCACCGGCATCGAGATGTTCCGCAAGCTCCTCGACGAGGGTCAGGCCGGTGAGAACGTCGGTCTGCTGCTTCGTGGCATCAAGCGCGAGGACGTCGAGCGCGGCCAGGTCATCATCAAGCCGGGTTCGGTCACGCCGCACACCGAGTTCGAGGCCCAGGCCTACATCCTGTCGAAGGACGAGGGTGGCCGTCACACCCCCTTCTTCAACAACTACCGTCCGCAGTTCTACTTCCGTACGACGGACGTGACCGGCGTCGTGACCCTCCCCGAGGGCACCGAGATGGTCATGCCGGGTGACAACACCGAGATGAAGGTGGAGCTCATCCAGCCCGTCGCCATGGAAGAGGGCCTGAAGTTCGCCATCCGTGAGGGTGGCCGGACGGTCGGCGCCGGCCAGGTCACCAAGATCAACAAGTAA
- a CDS encoding DUF397 domain-containing protein, giving the protein MKASSPEPAVNELHWFKSTYSAGDGGDCVEIADAGAAVLVRDSKRPGEGFLTVGAGQWAAFVRMAARG; this is encoded by the coding sequence ATGAAGGCGAGCAGCCCCGAGCCTGCCGTTAACGAACTGCACTGGTTTAAGAGCACTTACAGCGCGGGTGACGGCGGCGACTGTGTCGAGATCGCGGACGCCGGTGCGGCCGTGCTGGTCCGTGACTCCAAGCGGCCGGGGGAGGGGTTCCTTACGGTCGGTGCCGGCCAGTGGGCCGCGTTCGTGCGGATGGCCGCGCGCGGTTGA
- a CDS encoding helix-turn-helix domain-containing protein gives MGSGADSGAGGAEPEADGDFLRGFGRQMKLMREVAGLTQAQLGDRVGYGEAQIAAVEQGRRIPKPDLIEVVDRAVGARGVLAAMKPEVAKARYPSFFRRYAELEAEAVELHAYISHVIKGLLQTEEYARAVFRMWRPLLDEEAIEQGVAARLERQKLFSRRPAPLLSFVIEEHVLRRPLGGREVWRGQLEQLLIYGHQRNVEMQVMPTEREEHAGLAGPFTLIHSKDQRRMAYMEVQGMSTLLADPKKVSPREATYGVLRAQALTPRESLVFIEKLLGEL, from the coding sequence ATGGGCAGTGGCGCGGACTCGGGCGCGGGTGGCGCGGAGCCTGAGGCGGACGGGGACTTCCTGCGCGGCTTCGGGCGTCAGATGAAGCTGATGCGGGAGGTGGCCGGGCTCACGCAGGCGCAGTTGGGGGATCGGGTCGGATACGGCGAGGCTCAGATCGCGGCGGTGGAGCAGGGGCGGCGGATTCCGAAGCCGGACCTGATCGAAGTGGTGGATCGGGCGGTGGGGGCGAGGGGCGTGCTCGCTGCGATGAAGCCGGAGGTGGCGAAGGCGCGGTATCCGTCGTTCTTCCGTCGGTACGCGGAGCTGGAGGCGGAGGCAGTTGAATTGCATGCCTACATCAGCCATGTGATCAAGGGGCTGTTGCAGACGGAAGAGTATGCGCGGGCGGTCTTCCGGATGTGGCGACCGCTCTTGGACGAGGAGGCGATCGAGCAGGGTGTGGCCGCCAGGTTGGAGCGGCAGAAGCTCTTCTCGCGGCGCCCCGCTCCACTGCTGAGCTTCGTCATCGAGGAGCACGTGTTGCGGAGGCCTCTTGGTGGCCGAGAGGTATGGCGAGGGCAGTTGGAGCAGCTTCTGATCTACGGGCATCAGCGCAACGTCGAGATGCAGGTCATGCCGACGGAACGCGAAGAGCACGCAGGTCTGGCTGGGCCGTTCACATTGATCCACTCGAAGGATCAGCGCAGGATGGCTTACATGGAAGTGCAGGGCATGAGCACCCTGCTCGCGGACCCGAAGAAGGTCAGCCCGAGGGAAGCGACGTACGGCGTTCTCCGAGCGCAGGCGTTGACTCCCAGGGAGTCGCTGGTCTTCATCGAGAAGCTGTTGGGAGAGCTATGA
- a CDS encoding type II toxin-antitoxin system VapC family toxin: MYLDANCFIDWAQGTGSAREAESMLRAGKAGHVRLHTSTLTFAEARGTSASDHRLRIRALLQEPYITLVEVTRRVGLLANDITAERPKIKGADAIHLASACFAKVDVLVTRNFRDFKPDDLYRGVLLRMPFEFGGEGLFAASDIG; the protein is encoded by the coding sequence GTGTACTTGGACGCCAACTGCTTCATCGACTGGGCGCAGGGAACGGGCAGCGCACGCGAGGCCGAGAGCATGCTGCGGGCCGGCAAAGCCGGGCACGTGCGGCTGCACACCTCGACGCTCACTTTCGCAGAGGCGCGGGGCACCAGCGCAAGCGACCACCGGCTTCGTATCCGGGCGCTGCTCCAGGAGCCCTACATCACTCTCGTCGAAGTGACCCGACGCGTCGGCCTCCTCGCGAACGACATCACCGCCGAACGCCCGAAGATCAAGGGTGCTGACGCGATCCACCTGGCGTCCGCGTGCTTTGCCAAAGTCGATGTTCTGGTGACGCGCAACTTCCGCGACTTCAAACCGGATGACCTGTACCGAGGCGTTCTGCTGCGGATGCCCTTCGAGTTCGGGGGCGAGGGGCTGTTCGCGGCATCGGACATCGGTTGA
- a CDS encoding ATP-binding protein, with protein MRTPLPDITPDHHRHHDRAHDHDREAPLSLRFSATPRGARLARRLAAQQMDAWGWPYGGPANDAVELVVAELAANAVTHGRVAGRDAELRLRRHGSGRVRVEVSDTRGERLPGQESAEPDAEHGRGLILVAALCETWGVVPRPGGPGKTVWAVVAAPPLTDHG; from the coding sequence ATGCGAACCCCACTCCCCGACATCACTCCCGACCACCACCGGCACCACGACCGCGCCCACGATCACGACCGCGAAGCACCGCTCTCCCTCCGGTTCAGCGCGACCCCACGCGGCGCCCGCCTCGCCCGACGGCTCGCCGCACAACAGATGGACGCCTGGGGATGGCCGTACGGCGGCCCGGCCAATGACGCCGTCGAACTGGTCGTCGCCGAGCTGGCGGCGAACGCCGTCACCCACGGTCGCGTCGCGGGCCGGGACGCGGAACTGCGACTACGCCGCCATGGGAGCGGACGGGTGCGGGTGGAGGTCAGCGACACCCGCGGGGAGCGGTTGCCCGGGCAGGAGTCCGCCGAACCCGACGCGGAACACGGACGTGGGCTGATCCTCGTGGCCGCGCTCTGCGAGACGTGGGGTGTCGTCCCGCGTCCGGGCGGGCCCGGCAAGACCGTGTGGGCCGTGGTCGCCGCACCGCCGCTGACGGACCACGGCTGA
- a CDS encoding Uma2 family endonuclease, protein MTIASDHTQHGASLLYRAMRDFVESTDDNLPGRFEITKQGIVLDMMSPTRPHELTVLRVRKRLEKAMPAEIVAHTGEPDVEDEPEGIMRRPDVMVIAEADMEGEGSFDPRSLVAAIEVVSRSNPDNDWVSKVRDYPLMGIPVYAIFDPRTGTGAVLSDIHPTPDGPRYATRKDFVYGEDVTVADWTVSTEDLPRYPD, encoded by the coding sequence ATGACCATCGCCTCGGACCACACGCAGCACGGTGCCTCCCTCCTCTACCGGGCCATGCGGGACTTCGTGGAGTCGACGGACGACAACCTCCCCGGCAGGTTCGAGATCACCAAGCAAGGGATCGTCCTCGACATGATGTCGCCCACGAGGCCGCACGAGCTCACCGTGCTGCGCGTCCGGAAGCGCCTGGAAAAGGCGATGCCGGCCGAGATCGTGGCCCACACGGGTGAACCCGACGTGGAGGACGAACCCGAGGGCATCATGCGCCGTCCCGATGTGATGGTGATCGCCGAGGCGGACATGGAGGGAGAGGGCTCCTTCGATCCCCGGTCACTCGTCGCCGCCATCGAGGTGGTCTCCCGCTCCAACCCGGACAACGACTGGGTCAGCAAGGTGCGCGACTACCCGCTGATGGGCATCCCCGTCTACGCGATCTTCGACCCCCGCACCGGAACGGGCGCGGTCCTCAGCGACATCCACCCCACCCCCGACGGTCCCCGCTACGCCACGCGCAAGGACTTCGTCTACGGCGAGGACGTCACCGTCGCGGACTGGACCGTTTCCACCGAGGATCTCCCCCGCTACCCCGACTGA
- a CDS encoding helix-turn-helix domain-containing protein has product MWVDGQAVRLKDETGETDEPGWDVDLDDEWGVAVVATVGRQLRLRREAVAMRVADFAVAVGYGEDMVYKIESGRRIPRPEYLDRADEILGAGGLLSAMNEDVKRVQYPKKVRDLAAMEAKAVEIQLYDPLNIHGLLQTPEYGRGLLLMRRPAYTETEVERFVAARVGRKSVFERDPMPELSFVLEEWTLRRPLGGRAALRHQLEHLLDAGKLRNIELQVMPMDREEHAGLAGGIEVLKFGDGSAVGRSPAVANGRAVSDLKQLRILELRYGIIRAQALTPRESSAFIEQLLGDT; this is encoded by the coding sequence ATGTGGGTCGACGGGCAGGCGGTACGGCTCAAGGACGAGACGGGCGAGACGGACGAGCCGGGTTGGGACGTGGACCTGGACGACGAGTGGGGCGTCGCGGTCGTCGCCACGGTGGGACGCCAACTGAGGCTGCGCCGGGAGGCCGTGGCGATGCGGGTCGCCGACTTCGCGGTGGCCGTGGGATACGGCGAGGACATGGTCTACAAGATCGAGAGCGGCCGGCGGATCCCTCGCCCCGAGTATCTGGACAGGGCGGACGAGATCCTGGGCGCGGGCGGCCTGCTCTCGGCCATGAACGAGGACGTGAAAAGGGTCCAGTACCCGAAGAAGGTTCGCGATCTGGCGGCGATGGAGGCCAAGGCGGTCGAGATCCAGCTCTATGACCCGCTGAACATCCACGGGCTGTTGCAGACGCCGGAGTACGGGCGGGGGCTGCTTCTCATGCGGCGACCCGCCTACACCGAGACCGAGGTGGAGCGCTTCGTCGCCGCACGCGTGGGACGCAAGTCCGTCTTCGAGCGAGACCCGATGCCTGAGCTCAGCTTCGTACTGGAGGAGTGGACGCTGCGACGCCCGCTCGGGGGGAGGGCGGCGTTGCGCCACCAGCTTGAGCACCTGCTGGATGCAGGGAAGTTGCGGAACATCGAGCTTCAGGTGATGCCCATGGACCGTGAGGAGCATGCTGGATTGGCCGGTGGCATCGAGGTACTGAAGTTCGGAGACGGCTCTGCCGTGGGTCGCTCGCCAGCGGTGGCCAACGGTCGAGCGGTATCCGACCTGAAGCAGCTTCGTATCCTGGAACTGCGGTATGGCATCATCCGAGCTCAGGCGCTCACTCCACGTGAGTCGTCGGCCTTCATCGAGCAACTGCTGGGGGATACATGA
- a CDS encoding DUF397 domain-containing protein has translation MIRDLVWFKSSYSSSSEGDSCVEVATTPAAVHVRDSKVVDGPVFQVASSAWTEFVTYASGGGHRGQ, from the coding sequence ATGATCCGGGACCTGGTGTGGTTCAAGAGCAGCTACAGCAGCAGCTCCGAGGGCGACTCCTGCGTCGAAGTCGCGACCACCCCCGCCGCCGTCCACGTCCGTGACTCCAAGGTCGTCGACGGCCCCGTGTTCCAGGTCGCCTCGTCCGCCTGGACGGAGTTCGTGACGTACGCGTCAGGCGGAGGCCATCGCGGCCAGTAG
- a CDS encoding alpha/beta hydrolase — protein sequence MGGELQARSRPEGVHDHLARLRRFGQHRFRASSGSRAEEGGPRLYDFLQGSRAAHEEATGTTAHTTVLGHSYGSTVVGASAQSGSWQDPEAVDDYMFAGSPGVQADHAADFGVGANHVWAMGGPGDDQLVRQGGRLMGLGDNLTIPTDESFGGNVMKSDSDGHSGFWDEGSESLRNQAAVIAGKYHRVELE from the coding sequence GTGGGCGGAGAGCTCCAAGCTCGCTCCCGGCCAGAAGGTGTCCACGATCACCTGGCTCGACTACGACGCTTCGGACAGCATCGTTTCCGGGCGAGCAGCGGATCGCGCGCGGAGGAGGGTGGTCCTCGCCTGTACGACTTCCTCCAAGGAAGCAGAGCAGCCCATGAGGAGGCCACCGGAACCACCGCACACACCACGGTTCTCGGGCACAGCTACGGAAGCACGGTCGTCGGCGCCTCCGCACAGTCGGGGAGCTGGCAAGACCCCGAGGCCGTGGACGACTACATGTTCGCAGGAAGCCCGGGCGTCCAAGCAGATCATGCGGCTGACTTCGGTGTGGGTGCGAACCACGTCTGGGCGATGGGCGGACCTGGGGACGACCAGCTCGTACGCCAAGGCGGTCGCTTGATGGGGCTCGGTGACAACCTGACCATCCCCACTGACGAATCGTTCGGTGGGAACGTGATGAAAAGCGACTCGGACGGGCACAGCGGATTCTGGGATGAGGGATCCGAGAGCCTGCGCAATCAGGCTGCGGTGATCG